Proteins encoded within one genomic window of Calonectris borealis chromosome 1, bCalBor7.hap1.2, whole genome shotgun sequence:
- the LOC142089315 gene encoding cystatin-A-like, with translation MMAGGLSETKPATPEVQHIVNEVKQQFESRVNRTYGIFEAIVYKTQVVAGINYFIKVQVSDADYVHLRVFQSLPCENQGPSLVSFQTGKTRDDPLTYF, from the exons ATGATGGCTGGGGGCTTATCCGAGACCAAGCCTGCTACTCCAGAAGTCCAACATATTGTTAACGAG GTAAAGCAACAATTTGAAAGCAGGGTGAACAGGACATACGGCATCTTTGAAGCCATAGTATATAAGACTCAGGTGGTTGCTGGGATAAACTACTTTATTAAG GTCCAAGTTTCCGATGCAGACTATGTCCACTTAAGGGTGTTTCAGAGCCTTCCTTGTGAGAACCAAGGTCCCAGCCTTGTCAGTTTTCAGACTGGCAAAACCAGAGATGATCCTCTGACCTACTTCTGA
- the LOC142089337 gene encoding cystatin-B-like yields the protein MLCGGTSASRPATEETQQIADEVKPQLEEKEGKKFDVFTAVEFKTQVVAGTNYFIKVHVGNDEFMHLRVFRSLPHENKPLSLHGYQSNKTKHDELAFF from the exons ATGCTGTGCGGGGGCACCTCGGCGTCCCGGCCCGCCACCGAGGAGACGCAGCAGATCGCGGACGAG GTGAAACCTCagctagaagaaaaagaagggaaaaaatttgATGTCTTCACTGCAGTGGAGTTTAAAACTCAGGTGGTTGCTGGAACAAACTACTTCATCAAG GTCCATGTTGGCAATGATGAGTTCATGCACCTGCGGGTGTTCAGAAGCCTTCCTCACGAGAATAAGCCGCTGAGTCTCCACGGCTACCAGAGCAACAAGACTAAGCATGATGAACTGGCTTTTTTCTAG